One segment of Leptodactylus fuscus isolate aLepFus1 chromosome 7, aLepFus1.hap2, whole genome shotgun sequence DNA contains the following:
- the ZNF423 gene encoding zinc finger protein 423 isoform X2, whose amino-acid sequence MIGDGCDLGIGEEEGGSGLPYPCQFCDKSFSRLSYLKRHEQIHSDKLPFKCTYCSRLFKHKRSRDRHIKLHTGDKKYHCHECEAAFSRSDHLKIHLKTHSSSKPFKCTVCKRGFSSTSSLQSHMQAHKKNKEHLAKTDKDMKKDDFMCDYCEETFSQTEELEKHVMTRHPQLSEKADLQCIHCPEVFADETSLLTHIDQVHANKKHKCPMCPEQFSSVEEVYCHLDSHRQPDSSNHSISPDPVLGSVASMSSATPDSSASVERGSTPDSTLKPLRVHKKTLSMDREDGQNWPKITYSCPYCTKRDFNSLAVLEIHLKTIHVDKPQQSHTCQICLDSLPTLYNLNEHVRKVHKNHAYPMVQFSNITAFHCNYCPEMFADINSLQEHIRISHCGPNATPQEGNNAFFCNQCSMGFLTESSLTEHIQQTHCNVGSSKLESPVIQPTQSFMEVYSCPYCTNSPIFGSILKLTKHIKENHKNIPLANNKKSKSEQSPVSSDVEVSSPKRQRLCPSLNSVSNGEYPCNQCDLKFSNFDTFQTHLKSHLELLLRKQSCPQCKEDFDSQDSLLQHLTVHYMTTSTHYVCESCDKQFSSVDDLQKHLLDMHTFVLYHCTLCQEVFDSKVSIQVHLAVKHSNEKKMYRCTACNWDFRKEVDLQLHVKHSHLGNPAKSHKCIFCGETFSTEVELQCHITTHSKKYNCKFCSKAFHAIILLEKHLREKHCVFDTNSQNGTANGMVPTSKKSETADVPSVLMKNPEVSNSHEASEDDVDASEPMYGCDICGAAYTMEVLLQNHRLRDHNIRPGEDDGSRKKAEFIKGSHKCNICSRTFFSENGLREHMQTHRGPAKHYMCPICGERFPSLLTLTEHKVTHSKSLDTGTCRICKMPLQSEEEFIEHCQMHPDLRNSLTGFRCVVCMQTVTSTLELKIHGTFHMQKLTGNSAASSPNGQTLQKMYKCALCLKEFRNKQDLVKLDVNGLPYGLCASCLNRTTNGQPSNPTSQEVCERLCASLRCPECSVKFESAEDLESHIQIDHRDLTHDGQRKVAQTSPLPRKKTYQCIKCQMTFENEREIQIHVANHMIEEGINHECKLCNQMFDSPAKLLCHLIEHSFEGMGGTFKCPVCFTVFVQANKLQQHIFAVHGQEDKIYDCTQCPQKFFFQTELQNHTLSQHAQ is encoded by the exons ATGATAGGGGATGGGTGTGATCTCGGCATAGGAGAGGAGGAAGGGGGATCTGGGTTGCCATATCCCTGCCAGTTTTGTGACAAGTCTTTCAGTCGCTTGAGCTACCTGAAGAGGCACGAACAGATCCACAGCGACAAACTTCCCTTTAAATGCACGTACTGCAGTCGCCTATTTAAGCACAAGAGAAGTAGAGATCGCCACATAAAACTCCACACTGGGGACAAGAAGTATCACTGCCACGAGTGTGAGGCCGCATTCTCTCGCAGTGACCACCTTAAAATTCATCTGAAAACTCACAGCTCTAGCAAGCCTTTCAAGTGTACAGTGTGCAAGCGCGGATTCTCCTCCACCAGTTCTCTGCAAAGTCACATGCAGGCGCATAAGAAAAACAAGGAACATTTGGCCAAGACGGACAAAGATATGAAAAAAGACGACTTTATGTGTGATTACTGTGAGGAAACCTTTAGCCAGACAGAGGAACTGGAGAAGCATGTGATGACACGACATCCTCAGCTCTCAGAGAAGGCCGACCTGCAGTGTATTCATTGCCCTGAAGTATTTGCAGATGAAACCTCTCTGCTCACCCACATTGATCAAGTCCATGCCAACAAAAAACACAAGTGCCCCATGTGTCCAGAGCAGTTTTCCTCCGTTGAAGAAGTCTACTGTCACTTGGATAGTCACAGACAGCCTGACTCAAGCAATCACAGCATTAGTCCAGATCCAGTCCTAGGGAGTGTGGCTTCAATGAGCAGTGCCACCCCGGACTCCAGTGCATCAGTCGAGCGGGGTTCTACCCCTGACTCTACCCTCAAGCCATTAAGAGTGCATAAGAAAACGCTATCAATGGACAGAGAGGATGGTCAAAACTGGCCCAAAATTACCTACAGTTGTCCTTATTGTACGAAGCGAGATTTCAACAGTCTGGCCGTCTTAGAAATCCACTTAAAAACAATTCACGTGGACAAACCTCAGCAAAGTCACACCTGTCAAATCTGTTTGGATTCATTGCCCACCTTATATAACCTTAATGAACACGTAAGAAAAGTCCATAAAAACCATGCGTACCCTATGGTGCAGTTCAGCAACATAACTGCCTTCCATTGTAACTATTGTCCAGAGATGTTTGCTGATATTAACAGCCTTCAGGAGCATATCCGTATCTCTCATTGTGGCCCTAATGCTACACCTCAGGAGGGCAATAATGCTTTCTTCTGTAAccagtgttctatgggattcctTACAGAGTCCTCACTAACTGAACATATTCAGCAAACCCACTGTAATGTAGGAAGTTCAAAGCTCGAGTCCCCTGTTATACAGCCAACACAGTCCTTCATGGAAGTTTATTCATGCCCATATTGCACCAACTCCCCCATATTTGGATCTATATTAAAACTTACAAAGCATATCAAAGAAAACCACAAGAATATCCCATTGGCAAATAATAAAAAGTCCAAATCTGAGCAGAGTCCGGTTTCTTCAGATGTTGAAGTTTCATCCCCTAAAAGGCAACGGTTGTGTCCAAGCTTAAACTCTGTATCCAATGGAGAGTATCCCTGTAACCAATGTGACCTAAAGTTTTCCAATTTTGACACATTTCAGACTCATTTGAAGTCGCACTTAGAGTTGCTCTTAAGAAAGCAATCCTGCCCACAATGCAAAGAGGACTTTGActctcaagactccctcctgcaGCACCTCACAGTACACTACATGACCACATCTACACATTATGTGTGCGAGAGCTGTGACAAGCAGTTCTCATCTGTGGATGATCTGCAAAAACACTTATTGGACATGCATACTTTTGTATTATATCATTGCACACTTTGCCAAGAAGTCTTTGATTCTAAGGTTTCTATCCAAGTACATCTGGCGGTAAAACACAGCAACGAGAAGAAAATGTACCGTTGTACAGCATGTAACTGGGACTTTAGAAAAGAAGTAGATCTTCAGCTTCATGTCAAGCATAGCCATTTGGGCAATCCAGCAAAATCGCACAAGTGCATCTTCTGTGGTGAAACCTTTAGCACAGAAGTGGAGCTGCAATGTCATATAACAACTCACAGTAAGAAGTACAATTGCAAGTTCTGCAGTAAGGCTTTCCATGCAATCATTCTCCTAGAAAAGCACCTGCGCGAAAAACATTGCGTTTTTGACACCAATAGCCAAAATGGCACTGCTAATGGAATGGTGCCAACTAGTAAAAAGTCTGAGACTGCTGATGTCCCAAGTGTATTAATGAAGAACCCAGAGGTTTCAAACAGCCACGAAGCCAGCGAAGATGATGTTGATGCTTCTGAACCCATGTATGGCTGTGACATCTGTGGTGCAGCATACACAATGGAAGTCCTTCTCCAGAATCATCGTTTACGAGACCATAACATAAGACCGGGAGAAGATGATGGTTCTAGGAAGAAggcagaatttatcaagggcagTCATAAATGCAATATCTGCTCAAGAACTTTCTTCTCTGAGAATGGTCTGCGAGAACATATGCAGACACACAGGGGTCCCGCAAAACACTACATGTGCCCCATTTGTGGGGAGCGTTTCCCATCTCTCTTAACGCTAACTGAACATAAAGTTACTCACAGCAAAAGCTTGGATACCGGGACCTGCAGAATCTGCAAAATGCCTCTTCAGAGCGAGGAAGAGTTTATTGAACATTGTCAGATGCATCCAGACCTTAGAAATTCTCTAACTGGTTTTCGTTGTGTGGTCTGTATGCAGACTGTCACATCCACCCTTGAACTTAAAATTCATGGAACATTCCATATGCAAAAGCTGACAGGAAACTCTGCTGCCTCCTCCCCTAATGGACAAACCTTGCAGAAGATGTATAAATGTGCCCTGTGCTTAAAAGAATTCCGAAACAAGCAGGACCTTGTAAAGTTAGATGTTAATGGCTTGCCATATGGACTGTGTGCTAGCTGCTTAAACAGAACCACCAATGGACAACCTTCCAATCCCACCTCGCAAGAGGTCTGTGAGCGGCTATGTGCCAGTCTAAGATGCCCTGAGTGCAGTGTCAAGTTTGAGAGCGCAGAGGATCTGGAAAGTCATATCCAGATTGACCATAGAGACTTAACACATGATGGCCAAAGGAAAGTGGCACAAACATCTCCACTCCCCAGA AAGAAGACTTATCAATGCATCAAATGCCAGATGACCTTTGAGAATGAAAGAGAAATCCAGATTCACGTTGCCAACCACATGATAG